Sequence from the Gemmatimonadota bacterium genome:
CCGTGGCGTCCACCTGGCGCTATCGGGTGCTCGAGGATCGCTGGGTGGCGGGCCCCGCGCTGCCGGCCGCTCGAGGCGGTGGCGCTCTCGCGGCAGTTGGCGACACGCTGCACTACTTCGGTGGCTGGCTCCCGGACCGCAACACCGATTCCCCCGATCATTGGCGACTGCTGCCCGGTGCGTCGGCGTGGGAAGTTCAAGCGCCGCTACCGGAGGCGCGGGGACACCTCGCGGCCGCCGTCCTGGGTGGAGCCCTCTACGCACTCGGCGGCAATCATGGTCACGACCCGACGCCGATCGATGTACCGACGGTCCATCGTTACGATCCAGCCTCTGCCCAGTGGAGCGCGGTCCAGCCGCTGGCGGAAGCCCGATCACACACGGAACCGGGCACGATCCGGTGGCGTGATCGCGTCCTCCTCGCTGGTGGCCGGAACATCGCGGGGGCGGAACCGAACACCGGCGCGTTGATCAGCTGGGAGCCCATTGCCGGGCGGACCCGATTCGAGCTGTCGCTGCCGATGGCGTTGTTGGCTCCGTCCGCGGTCGTGTTGGGCGATACGCTCGTGGTCGGCGGCGGCGCGCCGCTGGGCAACAATCCCACCAACGTCCTGGTATGGCGAACGCCATTGGTCGGCGCCTGGCTGCGCTACCCTGCGCTGCCCCGGCCACTCGGAGAGGTCAGTGCCGTCGCGTTGGGGGATCAGCTCTTCGTGGTCGGCGACGACGAAATGCAGACGTTCGGGTTTGATCTGCGTACCGGTCGATGGGACGACCTGCATCGATGGGCTGCTCGTCCTGTCCCCGGCCACCACCACGGCGCGGAATCGCTTCGGGGCGAGCTCGTGCTGATCGGTGGACTTGGCAGCGACCGCATCGGTGGCCTGGTGCAGATCTTCACTCCCGAACGAAATCAGTGGCGACTCGGGCCATCCCTCCCCGTGGCGGCAGGCTCGATCGCCAGCGCGGTCATCGGCGGGAGGCTCTTCGTGGCAGGCGGGATTGTCGGCAATCACACCGTGGCCGATGCCTTCGTCCTGGACTCCGGCGCGACGGCCTGGCGCCGAATCGCGCCGATGCCGTTGCCGCGCAACCACGCCGCGTCGGCGACCGATGGACGTCGGCTCTGGGTGTTCGGCGGGCGCGGTCCCGGGAGCGGCGACAGCAACGTGGTCGCGAACGGCTTCGCCGATGTGCAGGTCTATGATCCCGACACCGATCACTGGACCGTCAGCGATGGATCGGAGGGCGCGCCGCTGCCGTTGCCTGTCGGGCGCGGGGGCATGGGGAAGGCGGTCTTTCTCGACGGCGAGTTCTGGGTGATCGGTGGCGAGACGCGCGATGGTGTTGGCGCCAATCCGGGCGGGACCTATGCGCGCGCCGACGTCTATGACCCGACCGCCCGCCGCTGGCGGGCCGGGCCCGCGCTGCGCAGTGGCCGGCATGGGATCTTCCCGGTGCTCGAGGACGGTCGGATTCTGGTGGTCGGTGGAGGCGAGCGCGCCGGTCATGGCATGACGACCGGCTTCGAGTCGTTGCGACCGAAGTAGCTCCCACCGCCCGCCCACGCTTCACGCCGGGGTCGTGTCGTGCAACTCCCCTCGCCGCTGGGTCTGCTCTTCCTCGCCTACGTTCTGCTGGGCTTGCCCTGGCTCGCCCACAAGAGTGCGGCGCGACTTGTCGGTCACCATCCGTCGGAGCGAGTTCCGACGCGGCAGCAGGTATGGCAGTCGGTCGTCTTGATGCAATGCATCATGCTCGCTTTCGCCTGGCTGACGGGCCGCGAGTTCGGGTTTCCGTTCCTGGCGTGGGGCGGCTTCTCGGTCCGGAACGTGCTCGCGACGATCGCGGCATTCGCCGGCCTGCTCGTGCTGCGCGTGCTGGTGCGGCGCTCTCGCACCGACGCGGAACGGCGCGAGCTCGCGGTCTTCAGGTTCGCGCCGAGGACGGCTGCGGAGTGGCGGGCCACGGTGCTGATGATCGGGGTGACGGCGGTCAGCGAGGAAGTGGCCTATCGGGGCGTCGCCCACGCAGTGCTCTGGTGGACGTTCGGCAATGGGTACCTGGCCGCAGGCTTGGCGGCAGCGGGGTTCGCCGGCGCGCATGCGGTGCAGGGGCGGAAGAGCATGACGATGATCTTTGTCACCGCGCTGGTGATGCATGCGCTGGTGGCGGGGACGGGGACGCTCTTCCTCGCGATGGCCGTGCACGCCGCCTTCGACCTCTATGCCGGGTGGCGCATCGCGGTCGAGGCGCGGACGCTGCTGCCGCAGGAAACCTGAACGGCGTCAGAGCCCGAGAAGTGCGAGCAGGTCCGCAGGGGCGTCGCAATAGAAATCCGGTGCCGACTCCTCGAGGTGCGCACGGTCGAACGGTCCCCACGTCACGCCGACGGTTCCGACCCCTGCGGCCCGCCCGCTGAAGACATCATGGTGCGAGTCTCCCACAAAGAGGCAGCCGGCCGTCGGCATGCCCAGCCGCGCCAGCGCCTGCTCCACCGGCTCGGCATGCGGCTTGGGGTGGGTCACGTCATCGGCCCCCACGACCAATTCGATCGCGTCCATCAGCCCGACCAGCGACAGCCCCCGCTCGGCACCGTAGCGATTCTTGCTCGTCACCAGCGCCGTGCGATACCCGGCCGCGCGGATCTGCCGCACCATGTCGACCGCGCCGGGATACGCCGTCACCCGGCTGTCGTGGTTGGCGAGATTGTACTCGCGATACGTGGCAATCCACCACTCCATCGTCTCGGGGTCGCTGGTCCACGCCCCGAAAATGCTGCGCAGTGGCCGCCCCATGCCCGCGAGAATCTCGTGGCGTGTCAGCGCCGGCAAGTCGTGGACGGCGACGGTATGCAGGTAGCTGTCGACGATCAGGTCGACGGAGTCAATCAACGTCCCGTCGAGGTCGAAGAGGATGGTCTGGTAGGTCGGCATCCGGGCAACGTAGTGGCCGACCGCCGGAACGGAAGAGGACGACACCGACCGCGCGTGCCGCATAGGGACCGACCGGCGTCGCAGCGGTCGCCTGATGGTCGATGAGCACGGTATCATCGGCGGTGGCGAGCGCTTCGATCCGCAGGCGATCGCCCAGCGTCGGGGCGGACGTGCACCACCGCAGGGACGCCTCGAGACGGGCGATCGCAGCCGCATCTCGATGCCAGGCCGCAATGCGCGCAAGACGATGGATGCGCGCCAC
This genomic interval carries:
- a CDS encoding HAD-IA family hydrolase; amino-acid sequence: MPTYQTILFDLDGTLIDSVDLIVDSYLHTVAVHDLPALTRHEILAGMGRPLRSIFGAWTSDPETMEWWIATYREYNLANHDSRVTAYPGAVDMVRQIRAAGYRTALVTSKNRYGAERGLSLVGLMDAIELVVGADDVTHPKPHAEPVEQALARLGMPTAGCLFVGDSHHDVFSGRAAGVGTVGVTWGPFDRAHLEESAPDFYCDAPADLLALLGL
- a CDS encoding CPBP family intramembrane metalloprotease, coding for MQLPSPLGLLFLAYVLLGLPWLAHKSAARLVGHHPSERVPTRQQVWQSVVLMQCIMLAFAWLTGREFGFPFLAWGGFSVRNVLATIAAFAGLLVLRVLVRRSRTDAERRELAVFRFAPRTAAEWRATVLMIGVTAVSEEVAYRGVAHAVLWWTFGNGYLAAGLAAAGFAGAHAVQGRKSMTMIFVTALVMHALVAGTGTLFLAMAVHAAFDLYAGWRIAVEARTLLPQET